In Phaeobacter inhibens DSM 16374, the following proteins share a genomic window:
- the phnC gene encoding phosphonate ABC transporter ATP-binding protein: MLRIDKLTKRFGDKIAVDTATLDIDKPCMIGIIGRSGAGKSTLLRMINRLGDASDGRILFEGRDVTQLRGKEKRAWQSDCAMIFQQFNLVPRMDVVSNVLHGTLNRRSTLATLFNLYPMDDIHRAIDILDRLGIAEHAAKRAEALSGGQQQRVAIARALMQDPAIILADEPIASLDPMNAQTVMEALRRIHEEDGRTVIANLHTLDTARRYCDRVVGMRDGRIVFDGLPEQLTTGVAREIYGAGDDFSEAATSTEIETLNRTKPRRQPAVAV; the protein is encoded by the coding sequence GTGCTGCGAATTGACAAACTGACCAAGAGATTCGGTGATAAAATCGCGGTGGATACCGCCACGCTGGATATCGATAAGCCTTGCATGATCGGCATCATCGGCCGGTCGGGGGCGGGTAAATCCACGCTGTTGCGCATGATTAACCGGCTTGGTGACGCCAGCGATGGGCGGATCCTTTTCGAAGGGCGAGACGTGACCCAGCTGCGCGGTAAGGAGAAGCGCGCCTGGCAATCGGATTGCGCGATGATCTTCCAGCAGTTCAATCTGGTGCCGCGCATGGATGTCGTATCCAATGTGCTGCACGGTACACTCAACCGACGCTCAACTTTGGCGACGCTGTTCAATCTCTACCCGATGGATGACATTCACCGCGCGATCGACATTCTTGATCGGCTGGGCATCGCGGAACATGCCGCGAAACGGGCAGAGGCACTCTCCGGTGGTCAGCAGCAACGCGTCGCTATTGCCCGCGCCCTGATGCAGGATCCGGCGATCATTCTCGCCGATGAACCGATTGCCTCACTGGATCCGATGAACGCACAGACCGTGATGGAGGCCCTGCGCCGTATCCATGAAGAGGATGGCCGTACCGTTATCGCCAATCTGCACACGTTGGACACGGCGCGCCGCTACTGTGATCGCGTTGTTGGCATGCGCGACGGGCGTATCGTCTTTGATGGTCTGCCAGAGCAGCTGACCACAGGCGTTGCGCGCGAAATCTATGGCGCCGGCGATGATTTCTCCGAAGCCGCCACCTCCACCGAGATTGAGACCCTGAACCGTACCAAACCGCGCCGTCAGCCAGCTGTGGCTGTTTGA
- the rpe gene encoding ribulose-phosphate 3-epimerase: MSFDRSIKIAPSILSADFANFGQEIQAIESQGADWVHIDVMDGHFVPNLTFGPMAVKAFRPHVKTVMDVHLMIAPVDPYIDAYADAGADVLTAHIEAGPHIHRTLQAIRAAGMKAGVALNPGTPAEAVAHLLDLTDLICVMTVNPGFGGQKFIDMTSKIRSLRSMIGDRPVHIEIDGGVDPSTAPLVAEAGADVLVAGSAVFKGGSVNDPDVYGANIRNIRDAANGVWA; encoded by the coding sequence ATGTCTTTCGACCGCTCCATCAAGATTGCACCGTCTATCCTGTCCGCCGATTTTGCCAACTTTGGCCAAGAGATTCAGGCCATCGAATCTCAAGGAGCCGATTGGGTCCATATCGACGTGATGGACGGGCATTTTGTGCCCAACCTCACCTTCGGTCCGATGGCGGTGAAGGCATTTCGCCCCCATGTAAAAACCGTGATGGACGTCCACCTGATGATCGCACCAGTCGATCCATATATCGACGCCTATGCCGATGCAGGCGCCGATGTTCTGACCGCCCATATTGAGGCAGGCCCACACATCCACCGCACCCTGCAGGCGATCCGTGCTGCCGGCATGAAAGCCGGCGTCGCGCTTAACCCAGGCACCCCAGCAGAAGCGGTGGCGCATCTGCTCGACCTGACCGACCTGATCTGCGTGATGACCGTCAATCCCGGTTTTGGCGGTCAAAAATTCATTGATATGACCAGCAAGATCCGCAGCCTGCGCTCAATGATCGGTGATCGTCCGGTCCATATCGAGATTGACGGCGGCGTTGATCCGAGCACAGCCCCACTGGTCGCCGAAGCCGGCGCCGATGTGCTGGTGGCCGGATCTGCGGTATTCAAGGGGGGCTCCGTCAATGACCCCGACGTCTATGGCGCCAACATTCGCAATATCCGAGATGCTGCCAACGGCGTCTGGGCCTGA
- a CDS encoding class I adenylate-forming enzyme family protein yields MTLWHEYIEQHARQRPKAPAFGDSGGARWTYGDLARACNALMTHLADLGVGPGDRVMLLCENCCAAVAALFATSQLGAVAVPVNARMRAPEVDRILAHAQPAAVLLTAAASPDAAAHASRLGAQRVEGDFGCLHVVSQDAGGKSCAQIPEGLAVLLYTTGTTGDPKGVMLSHDNLSFGGGASARLRDMTTKDVVYGVLPLSHVFGLASVLTASVMIGAEVRLETRFTAERFYQELRSGVTLVSAVPQMHALVMQYAKEQGLDHLGSPDLRYVSSGAAPLDPDWKRRAEAFYGVALQNGYGMTEATAGICATRNRLGDSDTSVGPPLPGVDVRLDQSVPGGGDGVGEICLRGGNVMLGYFGNLEATQAVLDPAGWLRSGDMGRLDESGNLHIDGRAKELIIHGGFNVFPPEVEAALNAHPQVIQSAVVGRPQGGDEQVVAFVQVAVGDEPKVDELWAFVAEQLAGYKRPGLIILTDQLPAAPTGKILKHMLLTHFADQLT; encoded by the coding sequence ATGACGCTATGGCATGAATATATCGAACAGCATGCGCGCCAACGGCCCAAGGCCCCGGCGTTTGGTGACAGTGGTGGTGCGCGCTGGACCTATGGTGATCTCGCGCGGGCCTGCAACGCATTGATGACACATCTGGCGGACTTGGGTGTCGGGCCCGGTGATCGGGTCATGTTGCTTTGCGAGAATTGCTGTGCGGCGGTCGCTGCGTTGTTTGCCACATCGCAGCTGGGGGCCGTGGCGGTGCCGGTCAATGCCCGGATGCGGGCCCCTGAGGTGGACCGAATCCTCGCTCACGCCCAGCCCGCAGCTGTCCTATTGACTGCTGCGGCTTCGCCTGACGCGGCGGCCCATGCCAGCCGTCTTGGCGCGCAGAGGGTCGAGGGCGACTTCGGGTGCCTGCATGTTGTTTCTCAGGATGCCGGTGGCAAATCCTGCGCCCAGATACCAGAGGGGCTGGCGGTGCTCCTCTATACCACAGGCACCACTGGCGATCCGAAAGGGGTGATGCTGAGTCACGACAATCTGAGTTTCGGGGGCGGCGCCTCGGCACGGCTGCGCGATATGACGACCAAGGATGTGGTTTACGGTGTGCTGCCTCTTAGCCATGTGTTTGGCCTTGCGTCCGTTTTGACCGCTTCCGTGATGATCGGGGCGGAGGTTCGGCTTGAGACACGCTTTACGGCGGAGCGGTTTTATCAGGAGCTACGATCCGGGGTCACGCTGGTCTCTGCAGTGCCACAGATGCATGCGCTGGTGATGCAATATGCCAAGGAACAGGGACTGGACCATCTCGGTAGCCCGGATTTGCGCTACGTGTCGTCCGGTGCTGCGCCGTTGGATCCGGATTGGAAACGTCGGGCCGAGGCGTTTTATGGCGTTGCCTTGCAAAACGGGTATGGCATGACCGAGGCCACCGCAGGCATCTGCGCCACGCGCAACCGTTTGGGTGACTCTGATACATCGGTTGGTCCGCCGCTACCCGGTGTTGATGTGCGTCTGGACCAGAGCGTTCCGGGCGGTGGCGATGGGGTGGGAGAGATCTGCCTGCGCGGGGGTAACGTCATGCTGGGATATTTCGGCAACCTGGAGGCAACGCAGGCTGTCCTCGATCCTGCGGGCTGGTTGCGCAGCGGCGACATGGGGCGTTTGGACGAAAGTGGCAACCTACACATTGATGGGCGCGCCAAGGAACTGATCATCCACGGAGGCTTCAATGTCTTTCCGCCAGAAGTCGAAGCTGCGCTGAACGCCCATCCGCAGGTGATTCAATCCGCTGTTGTTGGTCGCCCGCAGGGTGGCGACGAGCAGGTGGTTGCCTTCGTACAGGTAGCGGTTGGGGATGAGCCAAAGGTCGATGAACTGTGGGCCTTCGTTGCGGAGCAGCTTGCAGGCTACAAACGACCTGGTCTCATCATCCTGACGGACCAGCTGCCAGCTGCGCCGACAGGTAAGATCCTGAAGCATATGTTGCTGACGCATTTTGCGGATCAGCTGACCTGA
- a CDS encoding PaaI family thioesterase, whose protein sequence is MTCRQPDPISPTDPAEGGQAPVPVKRIIEDPGCQQLVGYRTEIDTRTGACRVSLELAPQHLNRNGLLHGGIVATLMDVVCGNTASQHFDTAAHPPVVTVSLTLSYVAAARAGRVEAKAKATGGGASLAYVAGELMDGSGQILATANGVFKRIRG, encoded by the coding sequence TTGACCTGTCGGCAGCCTGATCCGATATCGCCAACCGACCCGGCTGAGGGCGGACAGGCGCCGGTTCCGGTCAAACGAATCATTGAGGATCCGGGCTGCCAGCAACTGGTCGGCTATCGCACTGAGATTGACACGCGCACTGGAGCCTGCCGCGTCTCACTGGAGCTCGCGCCGCAACATCTCAACCGCAACGGGCTGCTGCATGGTGGCATCGTTGCGACATTGATGGATGTGGTTTGCGGTAATACGGCCTCACAACATTTCGATACGGCAGCGCATCCACCGGTGGTCACCGTATCGTTAACCCTCTCCTATGTGGCGGCTGCGCGCGCTGGACGGGTTGAGGCCAAGGCGAAGGCCACCGGTGGTGGCGCATCGCTGGCCTATGTCGCAGGCGAGCTGATGGATGGCAGCGGTCAAATTCTGGCTACCGCAAATGGCGTTTTCAAAAGGATACGCGGCTGA
- a CDS encoding acyl-CoA dehydrogenase family protein, whose translation MNFQLTEERQMLQDSLRRFLADRYTVTARNKAIADPSGYSSAIWTQLADLGVLGALLPEAVGGYGGAGFDIATIFEELGRAGVVEPVLDTAVLCGSLLCGPHDAQPLPRDRQYLERLIAGDLQLAFAHGEPASRYERTWVETTATVGGQDIVLTGRKSVVVNAEAAELLIVSAREGGASGDRDGLSLFLVDPKTAGVRMQGSALLAGGRAGEIELDGVRLSPSARLGAAGGAAVRVESALAAAEVALAAEALGAMETATRLTMDYLTTRQQFGRPIGTFQALQHRVAEMLIEVEQARSAVINAAGHLEGAPQVRDRHIAAARNLIGRTGRHIAEEAIQLHGGIAMTAEYELAHIAKRIVMSEHRFGDADTQLERFIDLSAA comes from the coding sequence ATGAATTTTCAGCTGACGGAAGAGCGGCAGATGTTGCAGGATAGCCTGCGCCGGTTTCTTGCGGATCGCTATACGGTTACTGCGCGAAACAAGGCTATTGCGGATCCCTCTGGGTATTCCTCTGCGATTTGGACGCAGTTGGCTGACCTTGGTGTACTTGGCGCCTTGCTGCCCGAAGCGGTCGGTGGATACGGCGGCGCTGGCTTCGACATCGCGACGATCTTTGAAGAGTTAGGCCGCGCGGGTGTAGTTGAACCGGTCCTTGATACAGCCGTGCTCTGCGGTTCTTTGTTGTGCGGGCCACATGATGCGCAGCCGTTGCCCCGTGATCGGCAATATCTTGAGCGGCTGATCGCAGGAGACCTGCAGTTGGCCTTTGCCCATGGAGAGCCAGCCAGCCGCTACGAGCGCACTTGGGTTGAGACCACAGCGACTGTTGGTGGACAGGATATTGTCCTGACAGGCCGCAAATCTGTGGTGGTCAATGCTGAGGCGGCGGAGCTGTTGATTGTCTCTGCGCGTGAAGGGGGCGCGTCTGGTGACCGCGACGGCCTGTCACTGTTCCTCGTCGATCCGAAGACGGCTGGGGTGCGCATGCAAGGCAGCGCGCTACTGGCTGGCGGCAGAGCCGGAGAGATCGAATTGGATGGTGTCCGCCTGTCGCCCTCAGCGCGTCTTGGTGCAGCAGGAGGGGCTGCTGTCCGGGTTGAGAGCGCATTGGCGGCAGCGGAGGTTGCACTGGCGGCCGAGGCCCTTGGTGCGATGGAAACGGCCACGCGGCTGACCATGGATTACCTTACCACGCGACAGCAATTCGGGCGACCGATCGGGACATTTCAGGCGCTGCAACATCGTGTCGCTGAGATGTTGATTGAGGTAGAGCAGGCCCGTTCTGCGGTCATCAATGCTGCGGGTCATCTCGAGGGTGCGCCGCAGGTCCGCGACCGCCACATCGCGGCTGCACGCAATCTCATCGGTCGGACCGGGCGTCATATCGCCGAGGAGGCAATCCAGTTGCACGGCGGTATTGCCATGACCGCAGAATATGAGTTGGCCCATATCGCCAAGCGCATTGTGATGAGCGAACATCGGTTCGGCGACGCGGACACTCAGCTGGAGCGGTTCATTGACCTGTCGGCAGCCTGA
- a CDS encoding acyl-CoA dehydrogenase family protein, whose translation MDLNYSTEDLAFRAEVRAFLEAKLPQDLSDAVRLGRGLGKEGHDRWHSILNEQGWLAPTWPEEYGGCGWNAVQRHIFDEECCRAHAPRIVPFGLTMLAPVLQKFGSDQQRAYFLPKILSGEHWWCQGYSEPGAGSDLASLRTRAVRDGDHYVVNGQKTWTTLGQYANWIFCLVRTDPDAKQQEGISFLLIDMDTPGIEVRPIILLDGTHEVNEVWFTDVRVPVENLVGEENKGWTYAKYLLTHERTNIAGVGFSQAGLEAVKRLARQQIHRGRPLIENPHFAARLARAEIDLMAMATTNLRIISAAAQGQAPGVESSMLKVKGTEIRQEINDLARRAAGVYALPFASEALAGDNSALAPPEGSDAAAAQYFNNRKLSIFGGSNEIQKNIIAKVSLGGRT comes from the coding sequence ATGGATTTGAACTATTCGACCGAGGACCTTGCTTTCCGCGCAGAGGTCCGCGCGTTTCTGGAGGCCAAACTGCCCCAGGATCTATCGGATGCCGTGCGTCTGGGGCGCGGGCTGGGCAAGGAAGGGCATGATCGCTGGCACAGTATTCTGAATGAGCAGGGCTGGCTGGCGCCAACCTGGCCAGAGGAATACGGAGGCTGCGGTTGGAATGCAGTCCAGCGTCATATCTTTGATGAAGAATGCTGCCGCGCTCATGCGCCACGTATCGTCCCCTTTGGGCTGACCATGTTGGCGCCTGTTTTGCAGAAATTCGGATCTGACCAACAGCGTGCTTATTTTCTGCCAAAGATCCTTTCGGGGGAACATTGGTGGTGTCAGGGGTATTCCGAACCCGGCGCCGGCTCTGATCTTGCCAGCCTGCGCACCCGGGCTGTTCGTGACGGCGATCACTATGTGGTCAACGGGCAGAAAACCTGGACCACGCTTGGCCAATACGCCAACTGGATTTTCTGCCTCGTGCGGACCGACCCGGACGCAAAACAGCAGGAGGGCATTTCCTTCCTGCTGATCGATATGGATACACCCGGTATCGAGGTGCGGCCAATCATCCTGCTTGATGGCACCCACGAGGTGAACGAAGTCTGGTTCACCGATGTGCGGGTGCCGGTTGAAAACCTGGTTGGAGAGGAGAACAAGGGCTGGACCTACGCGAAGTATCTGCTGACCCACGAACGTACGAATATCGCAGGCGTGGGGTTCAGTCAGGCGGGGTTGGAAGCGGTAAAGCGGCTCGCACGTCAACAGATCCACCGCGGCCGCCCGCTGATTGAGAACCCACATTTTGCGGCGCGACTGGCCCGCGCGGAAATCGATCTGATGGCTATGGCGACCACCAATCTGCGTATCATCTCTGCCGCCGCCCAAGGTCAGGCTCCGGGCGTCGAGAGTTCGATGCTCAAGGTAAAAGGCACCGAAATTCGTCAGGAGATCAACGATCTGGCGCGCCGTGCGGCTGGCGTTTATGCGCTCCCCTTCGCGTCCGAGGCTCTGGCGGGTGACAACAGTGCCCTTGCTCCACCGGAAGGCAGCGACGCCGCTGCGGCGCAGTATTTCAACAATCGCAAGCTGTCTATCTTTGGCGGTTCGAACGAAATCCAGAAGAACATCATCGCAAAGGTATCGCTGGGAGGCCGGACATGA
- a CDS encoding acetyl-CoA C-acyltransferase — protein sequence MKQAVIVSAARTGLAKSFRGSFNQTHGATLGGHAVAAAVERASLEGGVIEDCIIGCGFPEGATGHNIGRQIALRSGMPQTAAGMTVNRFCASGLQTIALAAQQITAEGAGPMVAGGVESISMVQPNVTQVQDPWLQERNPDVYMAMIDTADVVAERYGISREAQDAYGLRSQQKIAAAQNAGIFDDEIVPMQTVMAVKDRDTGEISHREVTVNRDECNRPQTTLDGLAGLEPVRDAGKYITAGNASQLSDGAAAVVMMEADEASRRGLDPMGAFRGFCVAGCAPDEMGIGPVHAVPRLLERHGLTAADIDLWELNEAFASQALYCRDKLGIPDEICNVNGGSIAIGHPFGMTGARMVGHLLREGHRRGAKLGVVTMCIGGGMGAAGLFEIY from the coding sequence ATGAAACAGGCTGTTATCGTTTCTGCTGCCCGCACCGGGCTGGCAAAATCCTTCCGTGGGTCTTTCAATCAGACGCATGGTGCCACCTTGGGGGGGCATGCTGTCGCTGCCGCTGTTGAGCGGGCCAGTCTGGAAGGGGGCGTAATTGAGGATTGCATTATTGGCTGTGGCTTTCCCGAAGGGGCGACAGGGCACAATATCGGGCGCCAGATCGCTTTACGTTCTGGCATGCCGCAGACTGCCGCTGGTATGACGGTGAACCGGTTTTGCGCGTCGGGCCTTCAGACCATCGCGCTGGCGGCGCAGCAGATCACCGCCGAAGGGGCCGGACCGATGGTTGCGGGTGGGGTGGAGAGTATCTCCATGGTGCAACCCAATGTGACACAGGTGCAGGATCCCTGGCTGCAGGAGCGTAACCCGGACGTATACATGGCGATGATTGACACGGCAGATGTCGTGGCTGAGCGTTATGGCATCAGCCGGGAGGCGCAGGATGCCTATGGCCTGCGCAGTCAACAGAAAATCGCAGCAGCGCAGAATGCGGGTATCTTCGACGATGAAATCGTGCCCATGCAAACGGTTATGGCCGTAAAGGACAGGGACACAGGAGAGATCAGCCATCGCGAGGTCACAGTAAATCGGGATGAATGCAACCGTCCCCAGACGACGTTGGACGGGCTGGCGGGATTGGAGCCGGTGCGTGACGCGGGCAAGTACATCACCGCAGGGAATGCGAGCCAGCTCTCGGATGGTGCAGCTGCGGTCGTGATGATGGAGGCCGACGAAGCCAGCCGCCGCGGCCTTGATCCTATGGGTGCGTTTCGAGGGTTTTGTGTGGCAGGCTGCGCGCCCGATGAAATGGGCATCGGCCCCGTGCATGCCGTGCCGCGCCTGCTGGAGCGACACGGGTTGACGGCGGCGGATATTGACCTTTGGGAATTGAACGAAGCCTTCGCAAGTCAGGCGCTTTACTGCCGGGACAAACTCGGCATTCCGGATGAGATCTGCAACGTGAACGGCGGCTCAATTGCGATCGGCCACCCGTTCGGCATGACTGGTGCGCGGATGGTGGGGCACCTCCTGCGCGAAGGTCACCGACGCGGCGCCAAACTCGGGGTGGTGACCATGTGTATAGGCGGCGGCATGGGCGCGGCGGGCCTGTTTGAGATTTACTGA
- a CDS encoding 3-hydroxyacyl-CoA dehydrogenase NAD-binding domain-containing protein encodes MTEAIVYERIGDIAVLAAQNPPVNALGINVRRGLLAGIERAEKEGARAVLIYGEGRTYFAGADIREFGKPMEEPGLPDLCNHIEAAKLIVVSALHGTALGGGLEVALSSHYRIAVPGAKMGLPEVHLGIIPGAGGTQRLPRVAGTEAALEMITTGRHVAAAEVFDKGVIDRIAEGNPREVGLAYTRELLEQNAPRRPVCDMPAPEPIDFDATYERVLARGRGQLSPAIAVRAVQAACEAPSFLDGVRQERELFMKLMESDQRQGLIHAFFSERAVSKLPELVDVSPRDVAAMGVIGGGTMGAGIATAALLAGLSVVLIERDEAASVAARERIEGNLRGALKRGKISQSQFDAILNETLKLATDYAALSQVDLVVEAVFEDMDVKRDVFAALDEHCKPGAILASNTSYLDINDIAAATSRPSDVIGLHFFSPAHVMKLLEVVVADQTAPDVVATGFALGKRLKKTSVRSGVCDGFIGNRIMNSYRKAADYMVLDGASPYQIDKVMTGFGFAMGPFAVADLAGLDIGWAARKRRAPTLDPRERVVHFSDMLCEGGDFGQKTGRGFYVYEEGKRGGTPNPQVAEYIERDQRDQGVTPQIFANDEVLRRYMCAMVNEAAKVVGEGIARRPLDVDMVLLFGYGFPRFWGGPLKWADLQGPDSILKDIRRYAKEDAFFWQPAPLLEQMVAEGRSFDDLNKEAR; translated from the coding sequence ATGACCGAAGCCATTGTTTATGAACGGATTGGCGATATCGCAGTTCTCGCTGCACAGAACCCGCCGGTGAATGCACTTGGAATAAATGTGCGCCGTGGCTTGCTGGCTGGTATTGAGCGCGCCGAGAAGGAAGGCGCGCGTGCCGTACTGATCTATGGCGAGGGGCGGACGTATTTTGCAGGCGCTGATATACGTGAGTTTGGCAAACCCATGGAAGAACCGGGCCTGCCGGATCTCTGCAACCATATCGAGGCCGCAAAGCTGATCGTTGTATCGGCCCTGCACGGCACAGCGCTGGGCGGTGGGTTGGAGGTCGCACTCTCCTCGCACTACAGGATTGCCGTACCAGGCGCTAAGATGGGGTTGCCGGAGGTCCATCTGGGGATCATCCCAGGCGCCGGTGGGACCCAGCGACTACCCCGCGTCGCAGGTACAGAGGCTGCGTTGGAGATGATCACAACTGGCCGTCACGTGGCCGCTGCCGAGGTTTTCGACAAGGGCGTCATCGATCGCATTGCTGAGGGCAACCCGCGCGAGGTCGGACTGGCCTATACCCGTGAACTCCTCGAACAGAATGCACCGCGTCGTCCGGTCTGTGACATGCCTGCACCGGAGCCCATCGATTTTGATGCTACATACGAACGTGTTCTGGCCCGTGGGCGCGGCCAGCTCTCCCCGGCGATTGCGGTGCGGGCAGTGCAGGCCGCCTGCGAAGCACCAAGTTTTCTTGATGGTGTGCGGCAAGAACGCGAATTGTTTATGAAGCTGATGGAAAGCGATCAGCGGCAGGGATTGATCCACGCCTTCTTCTCGGAACGGGCGGTCAGTAAACTGCCTGAGCTTGTTGATGTCTCCCCCCGCGATGTCGCTGCGATGGGCGTCATCGGCGGCGGCACCATGGGTGCTGGTATTGCAACAGCCGCGCTGCTGGCAGGACTGTCAGTGGTGCTGATTGAACGGGACGAGGCGGCCTCAGTTGCGGCCCGGGAGCGCATTGAAGGAAATCTCAGGGGGGCGCTGAAGCGGGGCAAGATCAGCCAGTCGCAATTCGATGCTATCCTTAATGAGACGCTCAAACTGGCGACGGATTATGCGGCTTTGTCGCAGGTCGATCTGGTGGTTGAAGCGGTTTTTGAGGACATGGATGTAAAACGCGACGTATTTGCAGCGCTGGATGAGCATTGCAAACCGGGCGCCATTCTCGCCAGCAATACGTCATATCTGGATATCAACGACATTGCTGCCGCCACCAGTCGGCCATCTGACGTGATCGGACTGCATTTTTTCTCTCCCGCGCATGTGATGAAACTGCTGGAAGTGGTGGTCGCTGATCAGACAGCCCCTGATGTTGTGGCCACCGGATTCGCCTTGGGCAAAAGGCTGAAGAAGACCTCCGTACGTTCCGGCGTCTGCGATGGCTTTATAGGCAATCGGATCATGAACAGCTATCGCAAGGCGGCTGACTATATGGTTCTGGACGGTGCATCCCCGTATCAGATCGACAAGGTGATGACGGGGTTTGGTTTCGCCATGGGACCGTTTGCGGTCGCTGACCTGGCGGGGCTGGACATTGGCTGGGCCGCGCGCAAGCGTCGTGCGCCGACACTCGATCCACGCGAACGGGTGGTGCATTTCTCTGATATGCTTTGTGAAGGCGGCGATTTCGGGCAGAAAACCGGTCGGGGCTTCTACGTTTATGAAGAGGGCAAGCGTGGCGGGACGCCGAATCCACAGGTAGCCGAGTACATTGAGCGCGATCAGCGTGATCAGGGCGTGACACCGCAGATTTTTGCCAATGACGAGGTTCTGCGCCGCTACATGTGCGCGATGGTCAACGAAGCGGCAAAGGTCGTCGGCGAGGGTATCGCCCGCCGCCCCCTGGATGTCGATATGGTGCTGCTGTTTGGCTACGGTTTTCCCCGGTTCTGGGGTGGCCCGCTGAAATGGGCGGATCTGCAGGGGCCGGACAGCATTCTCAAGGATATTCGTCGCTACGCCAAGGAAGATGCCTTCTTCTGGCAACCGGCTCCGCTGTTGGAGCAGATGGTCGCCGAAGGGCGCAGCTTTGATGACCTCAACAAGGAGGCCCGCTGA
- a CDS encoding sulfatase-like hydrolase/transferase, which translates to MNILYIMFDQLRFDYLSCAGHPHLQTPHIDGLAKRGVRFTRAYVQSPTCGSSRMSSYTGRYPSSHGVQFNGYPLRVGEWTMGDHLRKAGMSCHLIGKTHMVADAEGLQRLGLAPDSLIGVRQTECGFDPFVRDDGLWAEGPDGFYDDKRSPYNEYLKSKGYPGENPWSDFANAGTEGQDVASGWFMVNADKPANIAEEDSETPWLTREAMRFIEIAEQNGDQPWCAHLSYIKPHWPYIVPAPYHDMYDAEHVLPAVRSAAERQDAHPVFEGMMNNQIGQAFSRDEVRQKVIPAYMGLIKQADDQMGHLFAWLEATGRMQDTIIVLTSDHGDYLGDHWMGEKNLFHEPSIKVPLIIYDPRGEADATRGTTCDKVVEAIDLLPTFLEAAGGEPAPHILEGRSLMPWLRGEVPEWRDYAVAEFDYATLPLCEKLGLSPKDARLFMVVDKRWKFMHAEGGLRPMLFDLQEDPDELVDLAKSGAHQEVIDLMYDRLLEWGLRMSQRITLSDTQIATRRGKSARKGILLGVYEPSEVDDTLTEAYRRPIP; encoded by the coding sequence ATGAATATTCTCTACATCATGTTTGACCAACTGAGGTTCGATTATCTCAGCTGTGCTGGACACCCGCACTTGCAGACGCCGCATATTGACGGTTTGGCAAAGCGTGGGGTGCGATTCACTCGTGCCTATGTGCAATCGCCGACCTGTGGGTCCTCGCGTATGTCCAGCTATACAGGACGCTACCCATCAAGCCACGGCGTGCAATTCAACGGCTACCCTCTGCGCGTCGGCGAGTGGACGATGGGCGACCATCTGCGCAAAGCCGGGATGAGCTGCCATCTGATTGGTAAGACCCATATGGTTGCTGATGCCGAAGGGCTGCAGCGCCTTGGTCTTGCTCCGGACAGCCTTATCGGCGTGCGCCAGACGGAATGTGGTTTCGATCCCTTTGTTCGTGACGATGGGCTTTGGGCCGAAGGGCCGGATGGTTTTTATGACGATAAGCGTAGCCCATATAATGAGTATCTCAAATCGAAGGGCTATCCGGGCGAAAATCCGTGGAGTGATTTCGCCAATGCCGGGACGGAGGGGCAGGATGTCGCGTCCGGCTGGTTTATGGTCAATGCGGACAAGCCAGCCAATATTGCAGAGGAAGACAGCGAGACACCCTGGCTTACCCGTGAGGCAATGCGGTTTATTGAGATAGCAGAACAAAACGGTGATCAGCCTTGGTGCGCGCATCTGAGCTATATCAAACCGCACTGGCCCTACATCGTGCCGGCCCCCTATCATGATATGTATGATGCTGAGCATGTGCTTCCGGCTGTGCGTAGTGCGGCCGAGCGGCAGGATGCTCATCCCGTGTTCGAGGGGATGATGAACAACCAGATTGGCCAGGCCTTTTCCCGCGATGAGGTGCGCCAGAAGGTGATCCCGGCCTATATGGGATTGATTAAGCAGGCCGACGATCAGATGGGTCATCTGTTTGCTTGGTTGGAGGCGACGGGACGCATGCAGGATACGATAATCGTGCTGACGTCAGACCATGGGGATTATCTTGGCGATCACTGGATGGGCGAGAAGAACCTGTTCCACGAGCCGTCGATCAAGGTGCCATTGATTATCTATGACCCGCGAGGTGAGGCAGATGCCACGCGCGGAACCACTTGTGATAAGGTGGTTGAGGCGATTGATCTGTTGCCGACTTTTCTGGAGGCTGCTGGAGGGGAGCCTGCCCCACATATCCTTGAGGGGCGCTCTCTGATGCCATGGCTACGCGGGGAAGTGCCCGAATGGCGCGACTATGCCGTAGCAGAGTTTGACTATGCGACGCTGCCATTGTGCGAAAAGCTTGGGCTGTCTCCCAAAGATGCCCGCCTGTTTATGGTGGTCGATAAACGGTGGAAATTCATGCACGCGGAAGGCGGTCTGCGCCCAATGCTGTTTGATCTTCAGGAAGATCCTGATGAGTTGGTAGATCTTGCTAAGAGCGGCGCGCACCAGGAGGTGATCGATCTGATGTATGATCGCTTACTGGAGTGGGGGTTGCGGATGTCGCAGCGCATCACGTTATCGGACACACAGATCGCCACGCGGCGGGGAAAGTCGGCCCGGAAGGGTATCCTCTTGGGCGTCTATGAGCCATCCGAGGTGGATGATACCTTGACTGAGGCCTACCGTCGACCGATCCCGTAA